TGAATAGCAGCAGCACCGGGAGCGGTGAGTCCGACGGCGACGATGGAGCCGCTCTCTTCGACATCGAAGGCGAGGGCGTCCTCGTCTCGATCGAGGCGACTGGCCAGCCCGACCACGGAGAAATGGTCATGGACATGCAGAACATGGTGTTCAATGAAGGACAGCCGCCGGCCACCGCGGTAAACGACACCATGGAGGTCATCCCACTCTACGGCGACACTGACCTCAACCTTGGAATCGGCGCCGGAGACGCAGGAGATGCTCTCGACTTCGTGGTTGGATCTACCGACCTCATCGAGGCGCAGCAGACGCACGCCGACGTTTCGGGGGACGATGAAGTCAGTGCCTTCGACGCGTCCCTGATCCTGCAGCGCACGGTGGGAGGCATCTCTTGCTTCCCGGTCGAATCCGGCTGTGAGGAAGCGACAGAGGCGCTGGCTGCGACCTCGAAGGCGTCCGGCGACGCAAACACGTCCTTTGCCTGGGGCGAAGTGACCGAGCCGAAACAGGCCACCAGCGCTGAGAGCAAGAAGATGCAGCTGCCGCTGGTTCTCAACCAGTCCAGTCAGTCGGTGCAGGCCATCGACGTAACCACGAAGATTGATCCGGACAAGGTTGCCGTGAACGACATGACGGCCCAGCTTCCGGATGACTGGCGGGCGGTCCACCACGTGTCCGACGACGGGACCCTGAAGATCTCGATGGCGGGCACCACGCCGATCTCCAACGCTGGAAAGGTTGCGACCCTTACGCTGAAGCGGGAGGATTCCGACGCAACCCTGGAGATGGGTGGCAACGTGACCGTCAACGAAGGTGGCGTCCAGAAGCTCGAGACCAAGTCCATCGTGTCTATTCCGGACGAGTTTGCTCTGGAGGGGGCCTACCCGAACCCCTTCCGGCAGACCGCGACGCTGGAGATGGACCTACCCCAGAAGGCGAATGTGACCGTCGAGGTCTACGACCTGCTGGGCCGCAAGGTGCAGACTGCGCACCGTGGCGAGATGTCGGCTGGATCGGGCCGTACGGTCCGAATCAGCGGCTCTGATCTCTCTTCGGGCACGTACTTCTATCGCGCCCGGGTGGAGATGGACGAGAATCGCGTCACCGAGACCGGGAAAATGACGGTTGTCCGGTAGTCGCGGCGCGCTCCCCTAAGACGGGATCTCCTTAAGATGATCAAGGGGTTCGAGGAGTTCATCTCCTCGAACCCCTTTGGTCCTTAGGGGCAAGATCGCTGTAATTGTACTCAGCCTTCATCCTTCATGATCACGATGAGCGACCGATTCCTGATCGCGCCACTGGGTTTGATCCTCGTCTTCCTCGCCGGGATCGCGCCTTTACAGTCATGGGCACAGTCAGGCATTTCTGTGACCGTTCCTGAGGTGAATCCAGCTCCGGGGCAGGTTACCACTCTCAGCATTGAGGCGGATCTTGACGGAAAGAGTGTGGAAGAATACTCGAACATGAAGTTTGCATTTGATGATGATGTACTCGAAATAGAAGAGGTTGAAGATGGTCGTGAACTTAGTTTTGGGTCAAGTAATCTTACAGCCAACAATTCTAAGGAGGATACTCTACGGGTCTCAAACGTATCAAGCGGATCAGTGTCGGGAAGTGGAGAATTTCTTCAGGTAGACGTAAAGCTAAAAACTGGTTCTCAAAGTCCAGGAACTTTTTTCAGGCTTACTCCGAGTGTGAAAGAGATAGGAGAGCCCTTTGTGGGCACATTCGGAGAGGCGGGTTCTGGGTCGGTGTTTGAAGTTGAGACCATCGATCAGGGGAAAGTCGGCGATCTTACGGTTCAGAATGGTCGTCAGGAAGGATTCGGCAACACGGCGACGGTGACGGGCACCGTCACGCGAGCGTATGGCTCGTACGTGCGATTTCAGGACGACACCGGTCCTACGGGGGTAAGCGGTTTGACCGTCGGTCCCGTGAGCGGGGACATTCAACAGGACATTGCCGACGGCAACATCGAGAAGGGGACTCGGCTTTACGTGCGAGGAACGCTCTCGGACACCGACGAGCTCCTTCGAATCGATAACACGGGCCTTGAAAACTACGTCATTCTGGACCAGGGGATACTGCCGGCTCCTCAAGAGGTCTCCCTGAGCACACTGCAGTCCGGCGGTGAAGACTACGAAAGCGAACTCCTTCGTGTGGACGGACTCTCATTCTCAAACACGAGCGGGACGTTCAATGCGAACACGACGTACACGGTTGGAGACGAGACCGCGAGCCTCAACTACCGCGTCGAGTCGAGCAATCAGACTGAGCTCATGGGCGAGCCCATCCCCATCGGGACGTTTACCTATGAGGGCGTGCTTGGAGAGTCGGGCACGGAATACCAGTTGGTTCCTATTCGCCCGGCGACGGCCTTACCCGTCGACTTGACGCGCCTCACGGCGGTCCAGAGTGAGGAGGTTGTGGTGCTGACCTGGCGGACCGCCAGCGAAACCAACAATGCGGGTTTCCGCGTCCAGTACGAGCAGAACGCCGGCTGGCAAGAGCTCGGTTTCGTCTCGAGCAAGGTGGAGGACGGGACCACCGGTGAGGCCCAGTCCTATCGCTTTACGGTCGACCGACGGCTCGGGCCGGGCACCCATCGCTTTCGGCTCGAGCAGGTCGACCTCGACCGGACGACAGCCCTCAGCGATACGGTGCAGGTGGAGGTTGGCATGGACGGGGCGCTGCACCTGAGCGCGCCGGCCCCGAACCCGGCGTCCACCCGGGCGACTCTTTCCTTTGCGGTGCAGGAGAGGACGAGGGCGGAAGTCGCGATGTACAACGTGCTGGGTCAACGGGTGCGGACCCTGTACGAGGGACGGCCGCCAGGAGAAGAGGGGCGACGGCTGACGGTGGAGACGGAGACGTTGTCCAGCGGAGTATACGTGGTGCGGCTCCGGGCCGGGGGGCGGACGAAGACCCGGCGTCTTACCGTCGTGCGGTAGGAAGACCGACCTGAGCGCTACACCTCTTCGCTGAACGACTCGCCCGCCGCCGATTCGTCGAGGGGGGGGAGGTCCGGGGCATCGGGATCGTCTTGAAGGCCCCGATGCCGGAGATCCCGACCCTCCACCATAAAGACGATGCTCTGGGCGATGTTCTTTGCGTGGTCGGAGATGCGCTCCAGTGCTTTGCTCACCGTTAGCAGGTGGGCAATGATCTCGGACTGTTCGTGCCCGTCCTCGCACATTTCCACGAGGGTCGCGAAGGTCTCCTCGTGCAGCCGGTTCACCTGGAGGTCCCGAGCGATCACCTTGCGTGCCTTCAGCCGGTCGTTCTCCAGAAACGCCATCTCGGCCTCCCGCAGCATCGTGCGGGACATGTCGGCCATCTTGGGCAGGCGCGTGTCGGCGAGCAGGCCGGGGGCGTCGGCCAGGTAGCGGGCGTTGCGGGACAGGTTGCGGCAGTGGTCCCCGATGCGCTCGAAGTCGGTATTGATCTTCACCGCCATGATGAGCATGCGCAGGTCGACCGCCACGGGCGAGTGGAGGGCGAGGATGCGTTCACACTGCTCGTCGATGCGTAACTCCAGGGCGTCGACGGCGTCGTCCCCGGCCACGACCTCCTCCGCGAGGTCCATGTCCCCCTGCAGAAGGGCATTCATCGCGTTCGCGAATTGCTCGTCGACGCGGTTCGCCATGTCGGCGATCAGGCCGCGCAGGGATGCCAGCTCTTGGTCGAGGGACGAACGGTTGGGCATGTCCGAAGAGGGGAAGAACGGCAGTGGGAGATGAAGGGCGCCCGATGCTACCCGAAGCGTCCGGTCACGTACGCCTCGGTGCGGTCCTTCTCGGGGCGGGTGAAGAGCTGATCGGTCGGGCTCATTTCGATGAGCCGGCCCATGTAGAGGAAGGCCGTCTCGTCACTGATTCGGGAGGCCTGCTGCATGTTGTGGGTAACGATCACAATCGTATAGTCCTTTTTCAGCTCCGTGATCGTTTCCTCGATTTTCGATGTCGCGATGGGGTCCAGGGCACTGGCCGGCTCGTCCATGAGCACCACGTCGGGTTGGACGGCGAGCGTCCGGGCGATGCAGAGGCGCTGTTGCTGGCCCCCGCTCAGATCGAGCGCACTGCTGTGCAGCTGGTCCTTCA
This window of the Salinibacter grassmerensis genome carries:
- a CDS encoding T9SS type A sorting domain-containing protein, which gives rise to MKEIGEPFVGTFGEAGSGSVFEVETIDQGKVGDLTVQNGRQEGFGNTATVTGTVTRAYGSYVRFQDDTGPTGVSGLTVGPVSGDIQQDIADGNIEKGTRLYVRGTLSDTDELLRIDNTGLENYVILDQGILPAPQEVSLSTLQSGGEDYESELLRVDGLSFSNTSGTFNANTTYTVGDETASLNYRVESSNQTELMGEPIPIGTFTYEGVLGESGTEYQLVPIRPATALPVDLTRLTAVQSEEVVVLTWRTASETNNAGFRVQYEQNAGWQELGFVSSKVEDGTTGEAQSYRFTVDRRLGPGTHRFRLEQVDLDRTTALSDTVQVEVGMDGALHLSAPAPNPASTRATLSFAVQERTRAEVAMYNVLGQRVRTLYEGRPPGEEGRRLTVETETLSSGVYVVRLRAGGRTKTRRLTVVR
- the phoU gene encoding phosphate signaling complex protein PhoU, with product MPNRSSLDQELASLRGLIADMANRVDEQFANAMNALLQGDMDLAEEVVAGDDAVDALELRIDEQCERILALHSPVAVDLRMLIMAVKINTDFERIGDHCRNLSRNARYLADAPGLLADTRLPKMADMSRTMLREAEMAFLENDRLKARKVIARDLQVNRLHEETFATLVEMCEDGHEQSEIIAHLLTVSKALERISDHAKNIAQSIVFMVEGRDLRHRGLQDDPDAPDLPPLDESAAGESFSEEV